The proteins below come from a single Tsuneonella deserti genomic window:
- a CDS encoding acetyl-CoA C-acyltransferase → MPAFSAADPVVILSYARTPMGGMQGVLSDVSATELGATAVKAAVERAGVSGEEIERIYMGCVLPAGLGQAPARQAAIKAGLPTSVQATTVNKVCGSGMQTVIMASEAIASGSLDFAVAGGMESMTNAPYLLKKHRSGARIGHDTAYDHMFLDGLEDAYEAGRAMGTFAQDTANEYQLTRENQDDYSVESLRRANEAITSGAFADEIVPVTVTSRKGEVTVDTDEQPPKGNPEKLRQLRAAFAKDGTITAASSSSISDGAAAVVLARESVAKEKGLAPVARVVAMAAHAQAPKDFTTAPVGAIRKVLDKAGWTVDDVDLFEVNEAFACVAMFAMKDLGLPHEKVNVNGGATALGHPIGASGTRIIVTLLNALRQKGLKRGVASLCIGGGEATAVAVEMA, encoded by the coding sequence ATGCCCGCTTTTTCCGCCGCCGATCCGGTCGTCATCCTTTCGTACGCGCGCACGCCGATGGGCGGCATGCAGGGCGTTCTGAGCGATGTTTCAGCAACCGAACTCGGCGCCACGGCGGTCAAGGCCGCGGTTGAGCGCGCGGGCGTTTCCGGAGAGGAGATCGAGCGGATCTACATGGGCTGCGTTCTCCCCGCCGGCCTCGGTCAGGCCCCGGCTCGTCAGGCGGCGATCAAGGCGGGCCTCCCCACCTCCGTGCAGGCGACCACTGTCAACAAGGTCTGCGGCAGCGGCATGCAGACCGTGATCATGGCAAGCGAAGCGATCGCGAGCGGCTCGCTCGACTTCGCGGTTGCCGGCGGCATGGAGAGCATGACCAATGCGCCCTACCTCCTCAAGAAGCACCGCTCGGGCGCGCGCATCGGGCATGACACCGCCTATGACCACATGTTCCTCGACGGGCTGGAAGACGCCTACGAGGCAGGGCGCGCAATGGGCACCTTCGCGCAGGACACCGCCAACGAATACCAGCTCACCCGGGAAAACCAGGACGATTACTCGGTGGAGTCGCTCCGCCGCGCGAACGAGGCGATCACCAGCGGTGCCTTTGCGGACGAGATCGTCCCGGTCACGGTGACCTCGCGCAAGGGCGAAGTGACCGTCGACACCGACGAGCAACCGCCCAAGGGGAACCCCGAAAAGCTGCGCCAGCTTCGCGCCGCGTTCGCCAAGGACGGCACGATCACCGCGGCCTCGTCGAGTTCGATAAGCGATGGAGCCGCCGCCGTGGTGCTGGCCCGCGAAAGCGTTGCGAAGGAAAAGGGGCTGGCTCCGGTCGCCCGCGTGGTGGCGATGGCGGCTCACGCCCAGGCGCCGAAGGACTTCACCACCGCTCCCGTGGGCGCGATCCGCAAGGTGCTCGACAAGGCCGGTTGGACCGTCGACGATGTCGACCTGTTCGAAGTCAACGAGGCATTCGCCTGCGTGGCGATGTTCGCGATGAAGGATCTGGGTCTTCCGCACGAAAAGGTGAACGTCAACGGAGGCGCCACCGCGCTCGGCCACCCGATCGGGGCCAGCGGCACCCGCATCATCGTGACCTTGCTCAACGCGCTCAGGCAGAAGGGATTGAAGCGCGGAGTCGCCTCGCTGTGCATCGGTGGGGGCGAAGCGACCGCCGTCGCGGTGGAGATGGCCTGA
- a CDS encoding SH3 domain-containing protein has translation MRLRLPAFLFLALTAPLAAQDREVPYWASIKTEKLNLRAGPGRDYPVRWVYHRPGLPLKVIRVHEGWRLVRDPAGDEGWVTANLLSKERGGIVVGEGLAAIREKPGDGSKLKWNAEPGVVAHIDDCADGWCRIDVEGRAGFMRAERLWGAARP, from the coding sequence ATGCGCCTCAGACTTCCGGCCTTTCTCTTTCTGGCTCTCACCGCTCCGCTCGCCGCACAGGACCGTGAGGTCCCATATTGGGCGTCGATCAAGACGGAAAAGCTAAACCTGCGCGCGGGACCCGGACGGGACTATCCTGTGCGCTGGGTTTACCACCGGCCGGGCTTGCCGCTCAAGGTCATCCGCGTCCACGAGGGCTGGCGCCTCGTGCGCGACCCTGCAGGAGACGAGGGGTGGGTCACCGCGAACCTCCTGAGCAAGGAGCGGGGCGGCATCGTCGTCGGCGAGGGTCTGGCTGCGATTCGGGAGAAGCCGGGTGACGGGTCGAAGCTGAAATGGAACGCGGAGCCCGGCGTCGTCGCCCATATCGATGATTGCGCTGATGGCTGGTGCCGGATCGACGTCGAGGGGCGGGCCGGCTTCATGCGGGCCGAGCGTTTGTGGGGCGCGGCAAGGCCGTAA